A single Gammaproteobacteria bacterium DNA region contains:
- the bamD gene encoding outer membrane protein assembly factor BamD → MMSGSRAYRSGRTWVLSALVVCLGAACSSTPPYFGLTASQLLEYSQEAFDREDWDEAVTALERLVQGAPGFDQMAEARMLLAQAYLNKGDYITANSEFVRFSSTYPTHELMTDAALGLCRSHSRLSPILDRDQQYTVQALSSCQAVTLDYPGTQEAAEADSIRNVMVEKLAWKDVNRGEFYFRRSLLDSGLIYFEQALEGYPDTTAAPAALLFIYRTYQRLEYEEEATEARQRLLDRYPDSPEAEEVRDVG, encoded by the coding sequence ATGATGAGTGGAAGTCGCGCGTACAGAAGCGGGCGCACCTGGGTGCTGTCCGCACTGGTCGTATGCCTGGGTGCCGCCTGCTCATCCACCCCGCCCTATTTCGGATTGACCGCCTCGCAACTCCTCGAGTACTCGCAGGAGGCGTTCGATCGCGAAGACTGGGATGAAGCCGTGACGGCGCTTGAGAGGCTGGTGCAGGGAGCGCCGGGCTTCGATCAGATGGCCGAGGCCCGCATGCTGCTCGCGCAGGCCTATCTCAACAAGGGGGACTACATAACCGCCAACTCCGAATTCGTTCGCTTTTCCAGCACGTATCCGACCCACGAGCTCATGACGGACGCGGCCCTGGGGCTGTGCCGCTCGCACTCGCGCCTGTCGCCGATCCTCGACCGTGACCAGCAGTATACCGTGCAGGCACTGTCATCCTGTCAGGCGGTGACGCTCGACTACCCGGGAACCCAGGAGGCTGCAGAGGCTGATTCGATCCGCAACGTCATGGTGGAAAAGCTGGCGTGGAAGGACGTCAACCGGGGCGAGTTCTACTTCCGGCGCAGCTTGCTGGATTCCGGACTCATCTATTTCGAGCAGGCGCTCGAGGGCTATCCCGATACCACCGCGGCCCCGGCCGCCCTGCTCTTCATCTATCGCACCTACCAGCGCCTGGAGTACGAGGAAGAGGCGACCGAGGCGCGCCAGAGGCTGCTCGACCGGTATCCGGATTCACCGGAAGCGGAGGAGGTCCGTGATGTCGGATGA
- a CDS encoding tetratricopeptide repeat protein, whose amino-acid sequence MFEHGRDKVAGWLRGGCLIAVAAAACVTRAAEDGATLRGDQAWAHGDYEEALAEYRLAVRRGAGSGDAHLRVAHAYARLGRVDEARQAYRRAIEAEPGLVDQAVSDLVRLARTAQQQADRFALASALEAAAELNPDVNFARLAFPLASHYAANGEHARALVFFQRALSGDSVPEVLYETALAYEEVGACESALAFYRRFEEMVPTRQQRDAGWHIGKCSYDLAQEFRNDGDHEGALTLIQETVARGEPRTHLARAYFELGELLVSFARCAEAVDAFGGAAREDPSASRALARRAEQWIDQLRFGVSAGDDSGRGAMEGEEGRRSGPPGWPEDLEWAC is encoded by the coding sequence ATGTTCGAGCACGGAAGAGACAAGGTCGCCGGGTGGTTGCGGGGGGGCTGCCTGATCGCGGTCGCGGCAGCCGCCTGCGTGACGCGCGCCGCCGAGGACGGCGCCACCCTGCGCGGTGACCAGGCCTGGGCCCATGGCGACTACGAGGAAGCGCTCGCCGAATACCGGTTGGCCGTGCGCCGTGGAGCCGGTTCCGGGGACGCGCATCTGCGCGTGGCGCATGCCTACGCCCGCCTGGGGCGGGTGGACGAAGCCAGGCAGGCCTACCGGCGCGCCATCGAGGCCGAGCCCGGCCTGGTCGACCAGGCGGTCTCCGACCTGGTTCGCCTGGCGCGCACCGCCCAGCAGCAGGCGGATCGCTTTGCTCTGGCGTCCGCGCTCGAAGCCGCCGCGGAGCTCAATCCGGATGTCAACTTTGCCCGTCTGGCCTTCCCTCTGGCTTCGCACTATGCGGCCAACGGGGAACATGCGCGCGCGCTCGTCTTTTTCCAGCGCGCCCTCTCGGGCGACTCGGTGCCGGAGGTGCTCTACGAGACCGCCCTGGCCTACGAGGAAGTGGGGGCCTGCGAGTCCGCCCTCGCCTTCTATCGGCGGTTTGAGGAGATGGTGCCGACGCGGCAGCAGCGCGATGCCGGCTGGCACATCGGCAAGTGCTCCTACGATCTCGCGCAGGAATTCCGGAATGACGGCGACCACGAGGGAGCCCTGACCCTGATTCAGGAAACCGTGGCTCGGGGCGAACCCCGGACCCACCTCGCCCGGGCCTATTTCGAGCTGGGCGAACTGCTGGTGTCCTTCGCCCGCTGCGCCGAGGCCGTGGATGCCTTCGGAGGGGCGGCGCGGGAGGATCCGTCGGCGTCGCGGGCGCTCGCCCGCCGAGCCGAGCAATGGATCGACCAGCTGCGTTTCGGGGTGTCCGCCGGCGACGACAGCGGCCGTGGGGCGATGGAGGGGGAGGAGGGTCGGCGCAGCGGGCCTCCGGGATGGCCGGAAGATCTTGAGTGGGCGTGCTGA
- the rpmB gene encoding 50S ribosomal protein L28, translating to MAKVCELCGKGPATGNNVSHAHNKTRRRWLPNLQSVRVLDDSGRRRRARVCTRCISAGRVRKAPRFQPSGKA from the coding sequence ATGGCGAAAGTGTGTGAACTGTGCGGCAAGGGGCCCGCGACCGGCAACAACGTGAGCCACGCCCACAACAAGACCCGGCGCCGATGGCTTCCGAACCTCCAGTCCGTTCGCGTCCTCGACGACAGCGGGCGGCGCCGAAGGGCCCGCGTGTGCACCCGCTGCATTTCCGCCGGGAGGGTCAGGAAGGCGCCGCGGTTCCAGCCGAGCGGGAAAGCCTGA
- a CDS encoding DegT/DnrJ/EryC1/StrS family aminotransferase, translated as MLTRTPLVDLRAQYDTMRAEIDRALTEVVESQRFVLGPAVEAFEEAVAERVGVRHAVGCANGTDAIWLVLRALGLGRSDEVIVPAFTFFGTAGAVWNAGLRPVFCDVEPGTFNLDADTVRACWSDRTRVVLPVHLFGQMAPMAELLELARARGARVVEDAAQALGARQRTPGGEIALAGASGAAGTVSFFPTKNLGGFGDGGMVVTDDGALARRLRRLRVHGGMSGGRHDVVGVNSRLDSLQAAVLHAKLPRLTGWTEARRTNAAVYDEMLAGVSGVVRPRVRSGNFHTYHQYTIRARERDRLRSHLRQRGLETGLYYPRPLHLQRCFAELGYRPGDLPVAEAACREVVSLPVFPELGRERAAGVARAIRDFYRAG; from the coding sequence GTGCTGACACGCACTCCGCTGGTCGACCTGCGGGCACAGTACGACACCATGCGGGCGGAGATCGATCGCGCGCTCACCGAGGTGGTCGAAAGCCAGAGATTCGTGCTGGGACCCGCGGTCGAGGCGTTCGAGGAAGCCGTGGCGGAGCGGGTCGGGGTGCGTCACGCCGTCGGATGCGCCAACGGCACCGACGCCATCTGGCTCGTGTTGCGCGCCCTCGGACTCGGTCGTTCCGACGAGGTGATCGTGCCCGCCTTTACCTTCTTCGGGACGGCCGGAGCGGTATGGAACGCAGGCCTCCGCCCGGTCTTCTGCGACGTGGAACCGGGGACCTTCAACCTGGATGCGGACACCGTGCGCGCGTGCTGGAGCGATCGCACCCGGGTCGTCCTTCCCGTGCATCTGTTCGGGCAGATGGCGCCCATGGCCGAATTGCTCGAGCTCGCGCGCGCTCGGGGTGCCCGGGTGGTCGAAGACGCGGCCCAGGCGCTCGGCGCCCGGCAGCGGACGCCCGGAGGCGAAATCGCCCTGGCAGGGGCTTCCGGAGCGGCGGGGACCGTCAGCTTCTTTCCCACCAAGAACCTGGGAGGATTCGGCGATGGCGGCATGGTCGTCACCGACGACGGCGCGTTGGCCCGGCGGCTTCGCCGGCTGCGCGTGCACGGAGGGATGAGCGGCGGGCGCCATGACGTGGTCGGGGTGAACAGCCGGCTGGATTCCCTGCAGGCCGCGGTGCTGCACGCGAAGCTGCCCCGGCTGACCGGCTGGACGGAGGCCCGCAGGACCAACGCCGCGGTCTACGACGAGATGCTGGCCGGGGTCTCCGGCGTCGTCCGCCCCCGGGTTCGGTCCGGGAACTTCCACACCTACCATCAATACACCATTCGGGCGCGTGAGAGGGACCGGCTTCGGAGCCACTTGCGCCAGAGAGGACTGGAGACAGGGCTTTACTATCCGCGACCGCTTCACCTGCAGCGCTGCTTCGCGGAACTCGGCTATCGCCCCGGCGATCTTCCGGTGGCCGAGGCTGCGTGCCGGGAAGTGGTCAGCCTTCCCGTGTTCCCGGAGCTGGGGAGAGAACGTGCAGCAGGGGTTGCGCGGGCGATTCGGGACTTTTACCGGGCAGGATGA
- a CDS encoding nucleotide sugar dehydrogenase: MNEQAQEPMLEHFRSGNLTMGVVGLGYVGLPLATIVAEAGMRVIGFDIDEAVVDGVNAGASHIGDVSSSRLAAFVRAGVLCATADMSRLPECDVIAISVPTPLSKTRDPDISFILAAASAVSAGLRRGQLVVLESTTYPGTTREVVLAELAKSGLVVGEDFFLCFSPERTDPGNQVWTTRNTPKVIGGVTTRCTAAGAACYGRFIDRMVPVSSAEVAELSKILENTFRAVNIGLVNETALIADRLGVDIWEVVEAAATKPFGFMRFVPGPGLGGHCIPVDPHYLSWKMRTLDFRTRFIELASEINASMPRFVVDQVRDALNDEGKAVRGSTVAILGVAYKKDIDDVRESPALYIIELLEAAGAGVVYHDPHVPFLNDERTGLRESVALTPSLLGQADVVLILTDHSCFDMREIVAKSRVLVDARNATAGTNARAASRRGVGWIVKGGLA, from the coding sequence ATGAACGAGCAAGCGCAGGAACCGATGCTGGAGCACTTCCGTTCCGGCAATCTCACCATGGGGGTAGTCGGGCTCGGCTACGTTGGACTTCCCCTTGCCACCATCGTCGCCGAAGCCGGGATGCGCGTCATCGGGTTCGACATCGACGAGGCCGTCGTGGACGGGGTCAACGCGGGCGCGAGCCATATCGGGGATGTTTCCTCAAGCCGCCTCGCTGCATTTGTGCGGGCGGGCGTGCTCTGCGCGACCGCCGACATGTCGCGCCTCCCGGAGTGCGATGTCATCGCCATCAGCGTCCCGACTCCGCTGTCGAAGACCCGTGACCCGGACATCTCCTTCATCCTGGCGGCCGCCTCCGCCGTTTCCGCGGGTCTGCGCCGCGGCCAGTTGGTGGTGCTGGAATCGACCACCTATCCCGGCACCACCCGCGAAGTGGTTCTCGCAGAGCTGGCGAAGAGCGGATTGGTGGTGGGGGAGGACTTCTTCCTCTGTTTTTCGCCGGAGCGAACCGATCCGGGGAACCAGGTCTGGACGACACGCAACACGCCCAAGGTGATCGGAGGCGTGACGACCCGGTGCACGGCAGCCGGCGCGGCGTGCTACGGCCGCTTCATCGACCGCATGGTGCCGGTGTCCAGCGCCGAAGTGGCCGAACTCAGCAAGATCCTGGAGAACACCTTCCGGGCAGTGAACATCGGGCTGGTAAACGAGACCGCCCTCATCGCCGACCGGCTGGGCGTGGACATCTGGGAGGTGGTCGAGGCGGCCGCCACCAAGCCGTTCGGGTTCATGCGTTTCGTCCCGGGTCCCGGCCTGGGGGGGCATTGCATTCCCGTCGATCCCCACTACCTGTCCTGGAAAATGCGCACGCTCGACTTCCGCACCCGCTTCATCGAGCTGGCGTCGGAGATCAACGCAAGCATGCCTCGATTCGTCGTGGACCAGGTGCGCGACGCCCTGAACGACGAAGGCAAGGCGGTCAGGGGTTCCACCGTGGCCATTCTGGGGGTCGCGTACAAGAAGGACATCGATGACGTGCGGGAATCTCCGGCGCTCTACATCATCGAGCTGCTGGAGGCCGCGGGCGCCGGCGTGGTCTACCACGATCCGCACGTGCCCTTCCTCAACGACGAGCGCACGGGGCTGCGGGAATCGGTTGCGCTGACGCCTTCCCTGCTGGGTCAGGCCGATGTGGTGTTGATCCTTACCGACCACTCCTGCTTCGACATGCGCGAAATAGTCGCGAAGTCGAGGGTGCTGGTGGACGCCCGCAACGCCACGGCGGGCACCAACGCGCGGGCCGCGTCCCGCCGCGGGGTGGGGTGGATCGTGAAGGGTGGCCTCGCCTAG
- the rplQ gene encoding 50S ribosomal protein L17 has product MRHRKTGRSLSRTASHRRALLRNMATALFRHGRIETTTAKAKELRPYAERLITLAKRGDLHARRLVARKISDRDVQGKLFDEIAPGFARRPGGYTRILKLRHRRGDAAEMALIELVERD; this is encoded by the coding sequence ATGCGCCATCGCAAAACCGGACGCAGCCTCTCTCGCACCGCCAGCCACCGGCGGGCGCTTCTGCGCAACATGGCAACCGCGCTTTTCCGGCACGGAAGAATCGAGACCACGACCGCGAAGGCGAAGGAACTCCGTCCCTACGCGGAACGCCTGATCACGCTGGCCAAGCGGGGCGACCTCCACGCCCGCAGGCTCGTTGCGCGAAAGATCTCCGACCGAGATGTTCAGGGAAAGCTGTTCGACGAGATCGCTCCCGGGTTTGCCCGCCGTCCGGGCGGGTACACGCGCATCCTCAAGCTGCGCCACCGCAGGGGCGACGCGGCCGAGATGGCTCTCATCGAACTCGTGGAACGAGACTAA
- the nadD gene encoding nicotinate-nucleotide adenylyltransferase, giving the protein MSDERASGGVALFGGTFDPPHIGHLTVAQDAYDALPVHRVVWIPCGHPPHKRPWRLSSPEVRLEMTRAAVAGDARFRVSDREVRRKGTSYTVDTLRELVAAGAATRLFLLIGPDQAAAFHKWREPAEIARLARVVVMVPGGGSFGRVPSPGVKHEQLPVTRIDVSSSEIRTRFGEERRLRYLVPDPVRAIVKREGLYPYAERPYIAAGGVAAGGTGAGRHRAMTRATRWTER; this is encoded by the coding sequence ATGTCGGATGAGCGTGCTTCCGGGGGCGTCGCGCTCTTCGGGGGAACCTTCGACCCGCCCCACATCGGGCACCTGACGGTTGCGCAGGACGCCTACGACGCTCTTCCCGTGCACCGCGTCGTGTGGATCCCGTGCGGGCATCCTCCCCACAAGCGCCCGTGGCGATTGTCGTCCCCCGAGGTTCGCCTGGAAATGACCCGAGCGGCCGTAGCCGGCGACGCACGCTTCCGGGTAAGCGACCGGGAGGTGCGCCGGAAGGGCACCTCCTATACGGTCGACACGCTGCGGGAGCTCGTGGCCGCCGGTGCCGCGACCCGCCTCTTCCTGCTGATCGGCCCCGATCAGGCGGCGGCCTTCCACAAATGGCGGGAACCCGCCGAGATCGCGCGCCTGGCGCGGGTCGTGGTCATGGTCCCCGGTGGCGGCTCCTTCGGACGGGTTCCGTCCCCTGGAGTAAAGCACGAGCAACTGCCCGTCACCCGGATCGACGTCTCGTCGAGCGAGATTCGGACGCGATTCGGCGAGGAACGCCGGCTTCGGTATCTGGTGCCCGACCCGGTCCGCGCGATCGTGAAGCGGGAAGGGCTGTACCCGTACGCGGAACGCCCTTACATCGCGGCCGGGGGAGTGGCTGCCGGCGGTACCGGTGCCGGTCGCCACCGTGCCATGACGCGCGCCACGCGCTGGACGGAACGATGA
- the secA gene encoding preprotein translocase subunit SecA gives MIKAFARKVFGDRHAREARKLQPLVDEINEIQAGLAGISRDELRGKTDEFRARIHERVGPVLDQAQDLRERKSRSQDPSERESLGLRIAELDKDYLAELEEALDDILPEAFAVVKEACRRLVGSTVRVTGHDLVWDMIPYDVQLIGAIALHQGKAAEMATGEGKTLVATMPLYLNSLAGRGAHLVTVNSYLARRDAQWMGYIYESLGLTTDVIDEHQPGSEERRQAYLADITYGTNNEFGFDYLRDNMVHDLAQRVQRGHPFAIIDEVDSILIDEARTPLIISGPVGRDTSTPFKQMAPLVGRLYRQQSKITGELVAGAHRELEAGNEHGAGESLLAVKRGTPKNKRLLKLFAEDPGIQKLVQKVEGDYMREKRLHEIDELLLFAMDEKGHNVHLSDKGLDTLSPGDPDAFVVPDLSEAMGELEQDEMLSVDDRRERIQALEGEYATKSQKIHVIHQLLKAYALYHRNEQYILGENGAVVIVDEFTGRQMPGRRWSDGLHQAVEAKEGVEVRGETQTLATITIQNYFRMYDKLAGMTGTAETEENEFHQIYGLDVMVIPTNRPVIRDDRDDLIFRTVREKYNALMDEIGHFNRLELPVLVGTTNVDVSETLSRMLKRRGIRHNVLNAKQHLREAEIVAEAGRPGAVTIATNMAGRGTDIKLGEGVKDARTAGWARARGLDLDELYPVDPRRVTVDLERKPDDFVIEIGGLHILGSARHDSRRIDRQLRGRAGRQGDPGTSQFFLSLEDDLMRLFMSDRVAGAMEKLGAEEGEVIAHPLVTRSIGRAQVRVEGNNFEARKRLLDYDDVMNQQREVIYDLRLFALEGGEDLKGEIWEMIEYALGSTLDEYVPASSPEEEWDLAGLKRRLLLEFLVLVNDLPDGDEPVPELDHEDLATLVNEAGRDAFQRKLEGFGETAERVTSYILLSVIDQKWKDHLYDLDHLKASISYRSWGQKDPLVEYKKEAYDMFVDLMHDLRKTLASLILRAQVEQQPMMRRRPMGGQRLTYTGPQETSAATTRARSAAPVSRRADVPGRVDATGIARSARAAAGPATDVSTLATNRGEARKSRPVTVEARPGRNAPCPCGSGKKYKKCHGRAA, from the coding sequence ATGATCAAGGCATTCGCCAGAAAGGTGTTCGGAGACCGGCACGCCCGGGAAGCGCGAAAACTCCAGCCCCTGGTCGACGAGATCAACGAGATCCAGGCGGGACTGGCCGGGATCTCGCGGGATGAGCTGCGCGGCAAGACGGACGAGTTCCGTGCCCGCATACACGAACGGGTGGGTCCCGTTCTCGACCAGGCGCAGGACCTTCGCGAACGCAAGAGCCGGTCTCAGGATCCGTCCGAGCGGGAGAGCCTCGGCCTCAGGATTGCCGAACTCGACAAGGATTATCTCGCCGAACTCGAAGAGGCCCTCGACGACATCCTTCCCGAGGCGTTTGCCGTCGTCAAGGAGGCGTGCCGGAGACTCGTCGGGTCCACGGTGCGGGTGACCGGGCACGACCTGGTCTGGGACATGATCCCCTACGATGTCCAGTTGATCGGGGCGATTGCGCTCCACCAGGGCAAGGCCGCCGAAATGGCCACCGGTGAAGGCAAGACCCTGGTGGCGACGATGCCGCTCTACCTGAACTCCCTCGCGGGGCGGGGAGCACACCTCGTCACCGTCAACTCCTACCTGGCCCGCCGCGACGCCCAGTGGATGGGCTACATCTATGAATCGCTGGGCCTCACCACGGATGTGATCGACGAGCACCAGCCGGGTTCGGAGGAGCGCCGGCAGGCGTACCTGGCGGACATCACCTACGGGACCAACAACGAGTTCGGGTTCGACTACCTGCGCGACAACATGGTCCACGACCTCGCGCAGCGGGTACAGCGCGGGCATCCCTTCGCGATCATCGACGAGGTGGACTCCATCCTCATCGACGAGGCTCGGACGCCGCTGATCATTTCGGGACCGGTCGGTCGCGACACCTCGACGCCGTTCAAGCAGATGGCGCCGCTGGTGGGGAGACTCTATCGGCAACAGTCGAAGATCACGGGTGAGCTGGTGGCCGGCGCGCATCGTGAACTGGAGGCTGGCAACGAGCACGGCGCCGGCGAGAGCCTGCTGGCGGTCAAGCGGGGGACGCCGAAGAACAAGCGCCTGCTCAAGCTCTTCGCCGAGGATCCGGGGATTCAGAAGCTGGTGCAGAAGGTCGAAGGCGACTACATGCGCGAAAAGCGCCTGCACGAGATCGACGAACTCCTGCTGTTCGCGATGGATGAGAAGGGGCACAACGTGCACCTCTCGGACAAGGGCCTGGACACGCTGTCACCGGGAGATCCCGATGCCTTCGTGGTGCCGGATCTCTCCGAGGCAATGGGGGAGCTCGAGCAGGACGAGATGCTCTCGGTGGACGACCGGCGGGAACGCATTCAGGCGCTCGAGGGCGAGTACGCGACCAAGAGCCAGAAGATCCACGTCATTCACCAGTTGCTGAAGGCATACGCGCTCTATCATCGCAACGAGCAGTACATCCTCGGCGAGAACGGCGCCGTGGTGATCGTGGACGAGTTCACCGGGCGGCAGATGCCGGGCCGGCGGTGGAGCGACGGGCTGCACCAGGCGGTGGAGGCGAAGGAGGGTGTGGAGGTGCGGGGCGAGACCCAGACGCTCGCCACCATCACCATCCAGAACTATTTCCGCATGTACGACAAGCTGGCGGGGATGACCGGAACCGCGGAGACGGAGGAGAACGAATTCCACCAGATCTACGGCCTGGACGTGATGGTGATCCCCACCAACCGGCCTGTGATCCGGGACGACCGCGACGACCTCATCTTCCGCACCGTACGCGAGAAGTACAACGCGCTCATGGACGAGATCGGGCATTTCAACCGGCTGGAGCTGCCCGTGCTGGTCGGCACCACCAACGTGGATGTCTCGGAAACGCTTTCCCGCATGCTCAAGCGGCGTGGCATCCGCCATAACGTGCTCAATGCCAAGCAGCACCTCCGCGAGGCGGAGATCGTGGCCGAGGCGGGGCGCCCGGGGGCGGTGACCATCGCCACCAACATGGCCGGCCGCGGCACCGACATCAAACTGGGCGAGGGGGTGAAGGACGCGCGCACCGCAGGCTGGGCGCGCGCCCGCGGGCTCGACCTGGACGAACTCTATCCGGTCGATCCACGCCGGGTCACCGTGGACCTGGAGAGGAAGCCGGACGACTTCGTCATCGAGATCGGCGGCCTTCACATTCTCGGATCGGCGCGGCACGACTCGCGCCGCATCGACCGCCAGCTCAGGGGGCGCGCCGGACGCCAGGGCGACCCGGGAACCTCGCAGTTCTTCCTCTCCCTCGAAGACGACCTGATGCGTCTGTTCATGTCGGACCGCGTGGCGGGGGCCATGGAGAAGCTCGGCGCCGAGGAAGGCGAGGTGATCGCGCATCCCCTGGTTACGCGCTCGATCGGAAGGGCCCAGGTGCGCGTGGAGGGGAACAACTTCGAGGCGCGCAAGCGGCTTCTCGACTACGACGATGTCATGAACCAGCAGCGCGAGGTCATCTACGACCTGCGCCTGTTCGCACTGGAGGGGGGAGAGGATCTCAAGGGCGAGATCTGGGAGATGATCGAGTACGCCCTCGGGAGCACGCTGGACGAGTATGTGCCCGCCTCCAGCCCCGAGGAGGAATGGGACCTGGCCGGACTCAAGCGCCGCCTGCTGCTCGAATTCCTGGTGCTCGTGAACGATTTGCCCGATGGGGACGAGCCGGTCCCGGAACTGGACCACGAGGATCTGGCGACACTTGTCAACGAGGCCGGAAGGGACGCTTTCCAGCGCAAGCTGGAGGGATTCGGCGAGACCGCGGAACGCGTCACCTCCTATATCCTGCTGTCGGTGATCGACCAGAAATGGAAGGATCACCTGTACGACCTCGACCACCTCAAGGCGTCCATCTCGTACCGCAGCTGGGGGCAGAAGGACCCCCTGGTCGAATACAAGAAAGAGGCCTACGACATGTTCGTGGACCTCATGCACGATCTGCGCAAGACGCTGGCGTCGCTCATCCTGCGGGCGCAGGTCGAGCAGCAGCCGATGATGCGGCGGCGCCCGATGGGAGGCCAGCGCCTCACCTATACGGGTCCGCAGGAGACATCGGCCGCCACCACCCGCGCACGGTCGGCTGCTCCGGTCTCCCGCCGGGCGGACGTGCCGGGGCGAGTCGATGCGACCGGCATCGCCCGGAGCGCGCGCGCCGCTGCCGGTCCCGCAACCGACGTGTCCACCCTGGCAACCAACCGCGGGGAGGCGCGCAAGTCCCGGCCGGTCACCGTCGAGGCCCGCCCGGGACGCAACGCGCCCTGTCCCTGCGGCTCGGGAAAGAAATACAAGAAGTGCCACGGGCGCGCCGCCTGA
- the radC gene encoding DNA repair protein RadC, whose protein sequence is MREWPRGDRPRERLREVGVHGLATRELLSLVVGSGSRGASAMDVADALLRRCEGSLARMGSAPAGLLEGVAGVGEATAARVLAALELGRRGVRERLSTRDPIRGPGDIYARMAPRLRDLRHEEFHALLLNSQHGVLREVLITRGILDASLIHPREVLREAIVESAAAVILVHNHPSGNPSPSAEDREVTRQLSAAGRTVGIPVLDHVIIAGEAFRSLAQDGLM, encoded by the coding sequence ATGCGCGAATGGCCGCGCGGAGACCGCCCGCGCGAACGCCTGCGGGAGGTGGGCGTGCACGGGCTGGCGACCCGCGAGCTGCTTTCGCTCGTGGTGGGCAGCGGAAGCAGGGGCGCGAGCGCGATGGACGTGGCGGATGCCCTGCTGCGGCGCTGCGAGGGATCGCTGGCGCGCATGGGATCGGCCCCCGCCGGGCTCCTGGAGGGCGTTGCGGGCGTCGGAGAGGCGACCGCCGCCAGGGTGCTGGCGGCGCTGGAACTGGGTCGCCGGGGCGTGAGGGAGCGCCTTTCCACCCGCGACCCCATCCGCGGCCCCGGCGACATCTATGCGCGCATGGCCCCCCGGCTGCGCGATCTGCGCCACGAGGAGTTTCACGCCCTTCTGCTCAACAGCCAGCACGGCGTGCTGCGCGAGGTGCTGATCACGCGCGGAATCCTGGACGCCTCCCTCATCCATCCGCGCGAGGTGTTGCGGGAGGCGATCGTGGAAAGCGCGGCAGCGGTGATTCTGGTGCACAACCACCCATCCGGAAACCCGTCACCCTCCGCCGAGGACCGCGAGGTCACCCGGCAGCTGTCGGCGGCCGGCCGCACGGTCGGGATCCCGGTGCTCGACCACGTGATCATCGCGGGCGAAGCGTTTCGCTCGCTGGCCCAGGACGGCCTGATGTAG